The stretch of DNA GCCGCTTCCCGGAAGAGACGCGGGCCCGGATCCTGCACGGAACGGCGCTCGAGTGGCTCGGGCTGCCCCGGGAGCGCTTCGAGGTCTCGTGAGCGAGCCGTTCCACTCCGGGCGCGATTTCGCGGTCGCGCTGGACGAGGCCGATCCGCTCCGGGAGTTCCGCGCGGAGTTTCACGTCCCGAAGAGGGACGACGGCGAGGAAGAGATCTACTTCGCCGGAAACTCGCTGGGGCTGCTGCCGCGGCGGACCCGCCGTTACGTGGACGACGAGCTCGACAAGTGGAGCCGGCTCGCCGTGAAGGCGCATTTCTCCGGACCGGATCCGTGGATGCCCTACCATGAGCTCCTCGCGCCGGCGACGGCGCGGCTCGTCGGAGCGCTTCCCACCGAAGTCGTGACGATGAATTCGCTCACGGTCAACCTCCATCTGATGATGGCGACGTTCTACCGCCCCACGCGGGAGCGCTTCCGGGTCCTCGTCGAGGATCATGCGTTCCCGTCGGACGACTACGCGGTCGAGTCGCACGTCGCGAGCCGCGGATTCGACCCGGCTTCCGCCGTCGTCCGCCTCCGTCCGCCCGACGGCGGGCCGGCGATCACGACGGAAGAGATCGCGGAGGCCCTCGCGCGCGAGGGCGATTCGATCGCGCTCGTCCTGCTGCCGGGGGTGCAGTACTACACGGGTCAGGCGTTCGACCCGGAAGCGATCACCCGCCTGGCGCACGAAAAGGGGTGCGTCGCGGGATTCGACCTGGCTCACGCGGCGGGGAACGTGCCCTTGCGGCTCCACGACGCGAACGTCGACTTCGCCGTCTGGTGCACCTACAAGTACCTGAACGGCGGCCCCGGCTCCGTCGGCGGCTGCTTCGTCCACGAGCGGCATGGCAGGAACGGCGATCTCCCGCGCCTGGCCGGCTGGTGGGGGCACGACAAGGAGACGCGTTTCCGGATGCGGCCGGGGTTCCGGCCGATTCCCGGGGCGGAGGGGTGGCAGCTCTCGAACCCGCCGATCCTCTCCCTGGCCGCGATCCGCGCGTCTCTCGAGATCTTCGAATCGGCGGGAGGAATCGGGCCCCTGCGCGAGAAGTCGATTCGCCTGACCGGCTATCTCGAGTGGCTGCTGCGCCGGGAAGCCGGCGATCGCGTCGAGATCTTCACGCCGTCCGAGCCGGGCCGGCGCGGCTGCCAGCTTTCGCTCCGCGTGAAGCCCGGCTCGATCCCCGGCCGGACGGTGTTCGAAAGGATCGAGGCGGCCGGCGTGACGTGCGACTGGCGCGATCCGGACGTGATCCGGGTCGCCCCGGTGCCGCTCTACAACCGGTTCGAGGAAGTGCACCGCTTCGTCGGGATCCTGCGGGCCGCGATCCGTTGAGCGCGCGTTGAGGAGCTCTCCGAGGACTCCGCGGGAAACGGAAGAGATCACGCTCGTCGGCGCCGGCCTCGCCGGGACGCTCCTCGCGGTTCTCCTGGCCCGGCGCGGCCACCGGGTGACGATCCACGAGCGCCGCCCCGATCCCCGAAAGGTCCGCGCGTCCTCCGGGCGCTCCATCAACCTCGCGCTCGCCAACCGCGGCATCCACGCGCTGGAACGGGCGGGTCTGATGGACCGCGTCCGGCCGGCGTTGATCCCGATGGCGGGACGGATGCTGCACGACGAGAGCGGCGGCCTGCGGCTGGTCCCTTACGGCAACAAGCCGCACGAGGTCATCTACTCCGTCTCGCGCGGCGGCCTGAACGCGCTGCTCATGGACGCCGCCGAGTCGACCGGCCGGGTTTCGATCCGGTTCGGACAGTCCTGCGGCGGCGTCGATTTCGAAAACCGCCGGGTCCGGATCCGCTCCGGCGACGACTCGGAAATACACGAATCTC from Thermoanaerobaculia bacterium encodes:
- the kynU gene encoding kynureninase, producing the protein MSEPFHSGRDFAVALDEADPLREFRAEFHVPKRDDGEEEIYFAGNSLGLLPRRTRRYVDDELDKWSRLAVKAHFSGPDPWMPYHELLAPATARLVGALPTEVVTMNSLTVNLHLMMATFYRPTRERFRVLVEDHAFPSDDYAVESHVASRGFDPASAVVRLRPPDGGPAITTEEIAEALAREGDSIALVLLPGVQYYTGQAFDPEAITRLAHEKGCVAGFDLAHAAGNVPLRLHDANVDFAVWCTYKYLNGGPGSVGGCFVHERHGRNGDLPRLAGWWGHDKETRFRMRPGFRPIPGAEGWQLSNPPILSLAAIRASLEIFESAGGIGPLREKSIRLTGYLEWLLRREAGDRVEIFTPSEPGRRGCQLSLRVKPGSIPGRTVFERIEAAGVTCDWRDPDVIRVAPVPLYNRFEEVHRFVGILRAAIR